In Streptomyces sp. NBC_00483, a single window of DNA contains:
- a CDS encoding pilin — protein MRVTFRRRPEQGVSARRRLTRCTFVAVATAFVLLADPPGSWAVATVPQVINNLRNWVVGILAGLATLFLTFGGLRYLMAGGDPGEVESSKRALKAAAIGYGLAILAPVVVTILKGIVGAGGGQ, from the coding sequence ATGCGCGTGACGTTCCGCCGCCGGCCCGAACAGGGGGTATCGGCGAGGCGCCGCCTCACCCGCTGCACGTTCGTCGCGGTCGCGACGGCCTTCGTCCTGCTTGCCGACCCTCCCGGGTCCTGGGCAGTAGCCACAGTGCCGCAGGTCATCAACAACCTCAGGAACTGGGTGGTCGGCATCCTGGCCGGGCTTGCCACGCTGTTCCTCACCTTCGGCGGCCTGCGCTACTTGATGGCCGGCGGGGACCCCGGTGAAGTCGAGTCGTCCAAGCGGGCGTTGAAGGCCGCAGCGATCGGGTACGGGCTGGCGATCCTCGCGCCGGTCGTCGTCACCATCCTCAAGGGCATTGTCGGCGCCGGAGGTGGGCAGTGA